One window of the Natronomonas marina genome contains the following:
- a CDS encoding type IV pilin encodes MQLRQLLESTDSSDDRAVSPVIGVILMVAITVILAAIIGTFVLGLGEQVQSSGPQAGFGTDYSPGTTGADCSLGGDGQLEISHESGETIDPVNLNVTDGSASKPWDGGDDGTCAATTADVTAGSSMAVDVDSDDSVRLVWVSESGDESATLTEWDGPDA; translated from the coding sequence ATGCAGCTCCGACAACTGCTCGAATCGACCGACAGCAGCGACGACCGTGCGGTCTCGCCGGTGATCGGCGTGATCCTCATGGTTGCGATTACCGTCATCCTGGCAGCCATCATCGGGACGTTCGTCCTCGGACTGGGCGAGCAGGTGCAGTCGTCCGGCCCGCAGGCTGGATTCGGAACCGACTACTCGCCTGGGACGACCGGCGCCGACTGCTCGCTCGGCGGCGACGGCCAGCTCGAAATCTCGCACGAGAGCGGCGAGACCATCGACCCCGTCAACCTGAACGTCACCGACGGGTCGGCCTCGAAGCCGTGGGACGGTGGCGACGATGGGACGTGCGCCGCAACGACGGCGGACGTGACGGCTGGCTCGTCGATGGCGGTCGACGTGGACAGCGACGACTCGGTGCGGCTGGTGTGGGTCTCCGAGTCCGGCGACGAGTCCGCGACGCTCACGGAGTGGGATGGCCCCGACGCCTGA
- a CDS encoding PKD domain-containing protein, with translation MRRTVLVIAVLALLVGGLFAPAAPALAQNRSTATPTPTPTPTPTATPTATPTPTPTPTATPTPTPTPTPTSTPTPTPKDDAPAVVAAFEVSPKAPSAGEQIVLDAAPSSGPIDRYLWDVDGDGTYEETGEYVTHTYANASNYNVTLYVSEMNGDAEDTHTRRVRVIPADSTPTPTRTETATPTPTPTATPTPTPTPNGSAAASDSTPTATSGGADQPTQPGSYSLSELRTGGRQPADAPPSVRYLGETGAVAIRYIPTSPLQYDHVYLEQGTEINTDQLQVYSTRFGDIEPQNFSLTVVTWQQATRQVETDDGTTTETYAADQSVSTYTVRMGTGYDATPLDLPSNYNESRQVTMWLSVDGERIEGARWRFSHHTSPISQTVPINNFGDLLWWLFKNVGLIAAPGLLGAAVAAKGTIRQTGLGPEKGAMWWAIVGTIAAFGIAAFGYFYTAVLLRRVPQLFGLALVAIAFVAMLEMMGREARTDEFVRDELGDANTAFGGDVRSHIEREKARVRTVKREDGLGLIKRGIRPFLARLFADPAVVDTSDLKTDIKLTKGPDDATYIADPASDEPLTWKPARWEFDPRLLLPASEGSGRVGGALERINLRLIGGTAAGAALAGLAFGFVFSAATVGAVLGALVGFAAVAFRAVDGEAEFKPAPVHYRPARASIAALQISYEEATNLQDALEKLWAERARTMEEARALQAAEDKSVTEEMAKAETGIDPGQLGGFEITDQTENGNGSETDDTGGEPIGIEATGTGDEPEPEEGSDDE, from the coding sequence ATGCGTAGAACCGTCCTCGTCATCGCGGTGCTCGCCCTCCTCGTCGGCGGGCTGTTCGCCCCCGCAGCACCAGCACTCGCGCAGAATCGGAGCACGGCAACTCCCACGCCGACCCCGACGCCAACGCCCACGGCCACACCGACCGCGACACCAACTCCGACGCCGACGCCGACCGCTACTCCGACGCCAACTCCCACGCCAACGCCCACGTCGACCCCGACACCGACGCCGAAGGACGACGCCCCGGCTGTAGTAGCAGCCTTCGAGGTGTCGCCGAAGGCGCCGAGTGCTGGCGAGCAGATCGTCCTCGATGCAGCACCGAGTAGCGGCCCCATCGACCGCTACCTCTGGGACGTCGACGGGGACGGGACCTACGAAGAGACCGGCGAGTACGTGACTCACACGTACGCGAACGCCTCGAATTACAACGTCACGCTCTACGTCTCGGAGATGAACGGCGACGCCGAGGACACCCACACCCGCCGCGTTCGCGTCATCCCGGCGGACTCGACACCGACGCCGACCCGGACGGAGACCGCGACCCCCACGCCGACGCCGACCGCTACGCCGACCCCGACACCGACGCCGAACGGGTCGGCCGCCGCGTCAGACTCGACGCCGACGGCAACGAGCGGAGGGGCCGACCAGCCGACACAGCCCGGTTCCTACTCGCTGTCGGAACTCCGAACCGGCGGCCGGCAGCCGGCCGATGCCCCGCCGAGTGTCCGGTATCTCGGCGAGACGGGCGCGGTGGCGATCCGGTACATCCCCACGAGCCCGCTCCAGTACGACCACGTCTACCTCGAGCAAGGGACGGAGATCAATACCGACCAACTCCAGGTCTACTCCACGCGGTTCGGCGACATCGAGCCGCAGAACTTCTCGCTGACGGTCGTTACCTGGCAGCAGGCAACGCGGCAGGTCGAGACCGACGATGGCACGACGACCGAGACCTACGCGGCCGACCAGTCGGTCTCGACGTACACGGTTCGGATGGGCACCGGCTACGACGCCACGCCGCTGGACCTCCCGAGCAACTACAACGAGTCGCGGCAGGTGACGATGTGGCTGTCCGTCGATGGGGAGCGGATCGAGGGCGCCCGCTGGCGGTTCTCGCATCACACGAGCCCGATCTCGCAGACGGTTCCCATCAACAACTTCGGGGACCTGCTCTGGTGGCTATTCAAGAACGTCGGCCTCATCGCCGCGCCCGGACTGCTCGGCGCGGCGGTCGCTGCGAAGGGAACCATCCGACAGACCGGCCTCGGCCCCGAGAAGGGCGCGATGTGGTGGGCTATCGTCGGGACGATAGCCGCCTTCGGAATCGCCGCGTTCGGGTACTTCTACACCGCCGTCCTCTTGCGGCGCGTCCCGCAGTTGTTCGGCCTCGCCCTCGTCGCCATCGCGTTCGTGGCGATGCTGGAGATGATGGGTCGGGAGGCTCGCACCGACGAGTTCGTTCGTGACGAGCTGGGCGACGCCAACACCGCCTTCGGCGGAGACGTTCGCTCGCACATCGAGCGCGAGAAGGCGCGCGTCCGGACGGTCAAACGTGAGGACGGTCTCGGGCTCATCAAGCGCGGCATCCGACCGTTCCTCGCACGCCTCTTCGCCGACCCGGCGGTCGTCGACACGTCGGACCTGAAGACCGACATCAAGCTCACGAAAGGCCCCGACGACGCGACGTACATCGCCGACCCGGCGAGCGACGAACCGCTCACCTGGAAGCCGGCCCGCTGGGAGTTCGACCCGCGACTCCTGCTGCCGGCCTCCGAGGGGAGTGGTCGGGTCGGCGGTGCGCTCGAGCGCATCAACCTCCGGCTCATCGGCGGGACGGCCGCCGGCGCCGCCCTCGCCGGCCTCGCCTTCGGGTTCGTGTTCTCGGCGGCGACGGTCGGGGCCGTCCTCGGGGCGCTGGTCGGCTTCGCCGCCGTCGCGTTCCGCGCCGTCGACGGCGAGGCGGAGTTCAAGCCGGCGCCGGTCCACTACCGGCCGGCGAGGGCCTCCATCGCGGCGCTCCAGATCAGCTACGAGGAGGCCACGAACCTCCAAGATGCGCTGGAGAAGCTGTGGGCGGAGCGCGCCCGCACGATGGAAGAGGCTCGCGCACTCCAGGCGGCCGAGGACAAGTCCGTCACCGAGGAGATGGCGAAAGCCGAGACGGGTATCGACCCCGGCCAGCTCGGTGGCTTCGAGATCACCGACCAGACCGAGAACGGGAACGGCAGCGAGACCGACGACACTGGCGGCGAGCCCATCGGCATCGAGGCAACCGGAACGGGCGACGAACCGGAGCCGGAGGAGGGCAGCGACGATGAGTAG
- a CDS encoding ATP-binding protein produces MTDDYVTEHDLREHHTHTDGQEIRKTFGIAPFWKLEEQFEDYEHPLPDCIIHTRDGSEWGHPGGTNWLAIGGKGSGKSTLALWLASHLLDVNGETVVWRGAEARSEWLPFKRWTTLYLPAGCAVEAVWRPENAHRGADGEPADLENVVREVKRYHGVVDLLEQLDEHEFAVVYPDPEFRGCNDVMQDSQYVQQPITYQTEEIAGSPEAVTPLVHWWIAFSVARVEGYGGHFDWTSLIFDEIADLLPQSARADETQTYQKLEVMRKVVADSRKYGFSLFGFGQDETNVHEKVRRTFQWRVAMPDDDGNPCKRQNDRAPVGFSSIPMVKNFLKRKDAGFGICWKPNNFTRFVWDDIPDWEEDVDRKLKISLVDDQLHTRGTESNPDAGDSRREEVADD; encoded by the coding sequence ATGACAGACGACTACGTTACCGAACACGACCTCCGAGAGCATCACACCCACACCGACGGCCAGGAAATCCGGAAGACGTTCGGCATCGCGCCGTTCTGGAAGCTGGAAGAGCAGTTCGAGGACTACGAACACCCACTCCCGGACTGCATCATCCACACGCGAGACGGCAGCGAGTGGGGACATCCGGGCGGGACGAACTGGCTCGCCATCGGCGGCAAAGGGTCGGGGAAGTCGACGCTGGCGCTGTGGCTCGCGTCGCACCTGCTCGACGTGAACGGCGAGACGGTCGTTTGGCGGGGCGCCGAAGCGCGGAGCGAGTGGCTCCCGTTCAAGCGGTGGACGACGCTGTACCTGCCGGCCGGCTGTGCCGTCGAGGCGGTGTGGCGCCCGGAGAACGCCCATCGCGGCGCCGACGGCGAGCCGGCCGACCTCGAGAACGTCGTTCGTGAGGTGAAGCGGTACCACGGCGTTGTCGACCTGCTGGAGCAGCTCGACGAGCACGAGTTCGCCGTCGTCTACCCCGACCCCGAGTTCCGCGGCTGCAACGACGTGATGCAGGACTCCCAGTACGTCCAGCAGCCGATCACCTACCAGACCGAGGAGATTGCCGGGTCGCCGGAGGCCGTCACGCCGCTCGTCCACTGGTGGATCGCCTTCTCGGTGGCTCGCGTCGAGGGGTACGGCGGGCACTTCGACTGGACCAGCCTCATCTTCGACGAGATCGCCGACCTGCTCCCGCAATCGGCCCGTGCCGACGAGACACAGACCTACCAGAAGCTCGAAGTCATGCGGAAGGTCGTCGCCGATTCCCGGAAGTACGGCTTCTCGCTGTTCGGATTCGGCCAGGACGAGACCAACGTCCACGAAAAGGTTCGGCGGACGTTCCAGTGGCGGGTGGCGATGCCGGACGACGACGGGAACCCCTGTAAGCGGCAGAACGACCGAGCGCCGGTCGGCTTCAGCTCGATCCCGATGGTCAAGAACTTCCTGAAGCGGAAGGACGCCGGGTTCGGCATCTGCTGGAAGCCGAACAACTTCACTCGGTTCGTCTGGGACGACATCCCGGACTGGGAGGAGGACGTCGACCGGAAGCTGAAGATCAGTCTCGTCGACGACCAACTACACACGCGCGGGACAGAGTCGAACCCGGACGCCGGGGACAGCCGCCGCGAGGAGGTGGCTGATGACTAA